One region of Trichosurus vulpecula isolate mTriVul1 chromosome 1, mTriVul1.pri, whole genome shotgun sequence genomic DNA includes:
- the LOC118833008 gene encoding cytochrome c oxidase subunit 7B, mitochondrial-like gives MFPLFRRALSRFSVRSFQQTVERQNHQDRLPNFHDKYGTPILLSGATFCLAIWAYAATQIGIEWNLSPVGRVVPKDWRSQ, from the coding sequence ATGTTCCCTCTGTTTAGGAGGGCCTTGAGCCGCTTTTCGGTTCGCAGCTTTCAGCAAACTGTTGAAAGGCAGAACCACCAGGACAGGCTGCCTAATTTTCACGATAAGTATGGCACCCCAATATTGCTCAGTGGAGCCACTTTCTGTCTTGCCATTTGGGCATATGCGGCTACACAAATTGGAATTGAGTGGAACCTGTCCCCTGTGGGCAGGGTGGTCCCAAAAGATTGGAGGAGCCAGTAA